ACTGGTGCCGGTCCAGCCCGTAGGCGCGCGCCGCGTGCCAGCAGGCCTCGGCCGCGCCCATCACCCCCCAGGCAATGCCGTAGCGCGCCCTGTTGAGGCAGCCGAACGGCCCCTTCAGCCCCTCGACACCCGGCAGCAGGGCATCTTCGCCGACCTCGACGCCGTCCATCACGATCTCGCCGGTGGGTGAGGCGCGCAAGGACAGCTTCCCCTCGATCTTCGGCGCGGACAGGCCGTTCAAACCCGTTTCCAGCAAGAAGCCCCGGATCTTGCCGCCATGCGCCTCGGATTTCGCCCAGACCACGAAGACATCCGCCATCGGGCTGTTCGAAATCCAGGTCTTGGTGCCGGTCAACCGGTAGCCGTCCTGCGTTTTCTCGGCTCGCGTCTTCATCCCCGCCGGATCGCTGCCCGCATCGGGTTCGGTCAGGCCGAAACACCCGATCAGCGTGCCCTTCGCCAACCCCGGCAGGTATTTCTGCCGCTGCTCTTCCGTGCCGTAGGCAAGGATCGGGTACATCACCAGCGAGGACTGCACGCTCATCATCGAGCGATAGCCCGAATCCACCCGCTCGATCTCCCGCGCCACGAGCCCGTAGGTGACGTAAGACGCCCCGAGCCCGCCGTATTCCTCGGGCACCGTCACGCCCAGAAGCCCGGCCTCGCCCATCTCGGCGAAGAGCTCGGGCTCCACGCGCTCCGCGCGATAGGCCTCCGTCACCCGCCGCGCCAGCCGGTCGTCTGCGAAGGCGCGGGCCGCGTCGCGCAGCATCCGCTCGTCCTCGTCCAGGCGATCCTCGAGCCGCAGCGCATCCTCCCAGTCGAAACGGGAAAGGTCGGGGGCGTCTTTCGGCTTGAGGGGGGCGGTGCTGTCCATCTCGGTCTCCTCCATGCACGTCTTGCCCGTGCCATATCGCGCGCGGGCGCCCAGGGCAATCTCGGCGCGCCCGCCCGCTTGACCGCCGGCGCGCCCCATGCAGTTCTAGGGACAGGGAGGACATGCGCATGGGCGAGACAATCGGCTCGATCGACGAGGTGCAATCGCTGCTGGCCGGGCAGGACTATGTCTGCGGCCGGGCGCTGGCGACGGTTGCCTTCCTGTCGCTCAGACTCGGCAAGCCGCTGTTTCTCGAGGGCGAGCCCGGCACCGGCAAGACCGAGATCGCCAAGGCGCTCGCCACGGCCCTCGGCCGCCGCCTGATCCGCCTGCAATGCTACGAGGGGCTGGACGCAGGCTCCGCGGTCTACGAGTGGAACTTCGCCGAACAGATGATCGCGATCCGCACTGCCGAGGCGGTCGGCTTCGAAGGCGCCGGGGCCGACCGCACCGCGCTGAAGGACGAGCTCTTCTCCAGCGAATACCTGATCGAACGTCCGCTGCTGCAGGCGATGCGCCCGCAGGTCGAGGGCCCGCCCGTGCTGCTGATCGACGAGCTCGACCGCACCGATGAGCCCTTCGAGGCGTTCCTCTTGGAGGCGCTCAGCGATTTCCAGGTCACGATCCCCGAACTCGGCACCATCAAGGCCGACCATCCCCCCATCGTCATCATCACCTCGAACCGCACCCGCGAGGTGCATGACGCGCTCAAGCGCCGCTGTCTCTACCACTGGGTCGACTATCCCAGCTTCGAGCGCGAACTCGAAATCCTCCACGCCCGCGCGCCCGAGGCAGCCGAGACGCTCAGCCGCGAGATCGTGGCCTTCGTCCAGAAGCTCCGCACCGAGGACCTGTTCAAGAAACCCGGCGTCGCGGAAACCATCGACTGGGCGAAATGCCTGCTCGCGCTCGACGTGATCGACCTCTCCCCGCAAGTCATCGCCGACACGATCGGCGCGCTTCTGAAATACCAGGACGACATCCAGAAAATCGAGGGCTCCGAGGCGAAACGCCTGCTCGACGACGTCCGCGCCGCGCTTGCGCCAGCCTGACCCTTCTTCTGGCCGAAAAGATCCTCGGGGGGCCGGGGGGCAGACAGCCCCCGGCCTCTCGCCCAAAACCCGAGGCCGCGATGGCAGACTTACCAGACCTCGACATCCCCGAAGACGGCAAGCTCAGCCACAACATCCTGCATTTCGCGCGTGCGCTGCGCACGGCCGGCCTCCCCGTGGGGCCCGGCCGGGTGATCGACGCCATCCGCGCGGTCGAGGCCGCGGGCTTTTCCGAGCGGGCCGATTTCTATCACACGCTCGCCGCCTGCTTTATCTCGCGCCCCGAGCACCGCCAGGTCTACGACCAGGTGTTCCGTCTCTACTGGCGCGACCCGCGGTTCCTGGAACACATGATGAGCCTGATGCTGCCCTCGCTGCGCGGCGTCGCCGAGGAGCGCGAGGCGAAGGCCGCCGAAAAACGCGCCGCCGAGGCCCTGCTCGACGGGGTCGACCGGGACGTGCCGGATCTGCCCGACCCCGAGGACGCGGGCGAGGAGATCGAGATTGACGCCTCCCAGACCCAGTCGGGGCGCGAACGGCTCAAGACCCTCGATTTCGAGCAGATGAGCACCGCCGAGGTGGCCGAGGCGAAACGCATGCTTGCGCGCCTCAGCCTGCCGGTGAAGCCGCTGAACTCGCGCCGCACCCGCGCCGACGCCCGTGGCCGGATGCCAGACTGGCGCGGCACGATGCGCACCGCGCTGCGCCAGGGCGGCGAAATCCGCGCCTTCCGGCAGAAGGCGCGCCGCACCCGATGGCCGAACCTCGTGGTGCTCTGCGACATCTCGGGGTCGATGTCACAGTACTCGCGCATGGTCCTTCACTTCCTGCACGCGGTCGCCAACGAGAAGGGCGCGGGCTGGGCGAAGGTGCACGCCTTCACCTTCGGCACTCAGCTGACCAACATTACCCGGCACCTGGCCACCCGCGACGTCGATGCCGCCCTTGCCGCGGCCGGGGCCGAGGCGCAGGACTGGGAGGGCGGCACCCGAATCGCGAGCGCGCTGCACGCCTTCAACCGCGACTGGTCGCGCCGGGTGCTGGGGCAGGGTGCGGTGGTTCTGTTGATCACCGACGGGCTCGACCGCGACGAGGCGGACAGCTTGTCGCAGGAGATGGAGCGCCTGCACCTGTCTGCCCGCCGCGTCATCTGGATCAACCCGCTGCTGCGCTGGGACGGCTTCGCCCCGAAAGCCAAGGGAATACGGGCCATGCTGCCCCATGTGGACTGCTTCCGCGCGGGCCATTCGATCGCGTCGCTCGAGGCGCTTGCCCAGGCGATTTCCGACGCCGGGGAGCCCGGCGAGCGCGACCGGATGCTGCGGAACCTGCGACAAACCTGACCGGTTTGATCTGGATCAATGCCGCACCGCGTCAAAAGCTACATTCGGCATGTGTCGTTTGCGGCGACGGTCGTAAGTTCCCGACGAGCGTCGAGAAACCGCATTCGCCCCCCGCGCCTGTTCCCGGCCCGGGGGTTCGGTCGCCAAGGGCTCTCCCTCCCGAGGTGACGCATTACAGAAACGCCGTGGGCCCTCCCTCCCACGGCGTTTTTCTGTGCCTGACGCAGCCGCGGCATTTCCGGCGCGCCCGCGGATTCCGCTTGATCGCGGCACCGCTGGGCTGCCACACTTTCATTCGAAATAACGAATATTATGTGGGGGACATCTCATGGTCTTGAACTGGAAGATCGGCGGGCCGCTGCTCGGGCTCGTCTTTTTCCTCGCCGTGCTGCTGGTCAAGCCGATCGGCGTGTCGACGCAGTTCGTCGTGGCGGACGGCATCCTCTGGGACCGGCAGGTGCCGGACATGATCGTCGAGGCGGGCGATGGCGGCTGGACCTCGCCCAACGCCTATCTCGACCGTTATGCCGACAACATCGCCAACCCGGTGAACTATTCCTTCATCTTCGTGCTCGCGATGATGGGCGGGGCGCTGATCTCGTCCATCGTCTTCGGCAAGATCCGGTTCTGGGAACGCTTCAACCCCGCGCTCTGGAGCGCCAACCTCTCGGGCGGCTGGATCGGCCGCTGGATCGTTGCCTTCGTCGGCGGGGCGCTCGTGCTTTACGGCGCGCGGCTCGCGGGGGGCTGCACCTCGGGGCACATGATGTCGGGGATGATGCAGACTGCCGTCTCGGGCTATCTCTTCGCCTTCGGCGCGTTCCTTACGGCCTTTCCCACCGCCCGCATCTTGCTGAAGAAGGAGGCCTGAGATGCAGGAGATCATTCTCGCCATCGTGATCGGCGGCCTTTTTGGGATCATGCTGGAACGCATCGGCGCGACCGATCCGAACTGGATCGGCCGGATGCTGAACCTCACGAACATGCACCTGATGAAGACGATCCTCGTGGCCATCGGCACCGCCTCGATCCTGATGTTCGGCGGCCAGATGCTGGGCCTGGTCGAGGTCGGCAACATGTCGGTGAAGGCGATCAACGTGGGCGTGCTGCTCGGCGGCGCGATCCTCGGGATCGGCTGGGCCATCGCGGGCTTTTGCCCGGGCACCGGGGTCTGCGCGGCGGCGACCGGCCGGATCGACGCCCTGTTCTTCGTGGCGGGCGGCCTCCTCGGGGCCGCGGCCTATGCGCTGACCTACCCGTTCTGGGTGGATATCGGCTTTCTCGCGGGCGACAAGTGGACGGTGGGCGCGATCCCCGACGCCGACTATCCGGCGGCGCTGCAGAACCTGCCCGTCACCGGCGATGTGATCGGGATCGGGATCGGCGTCTTCTTCATCCTCGTGGCGATCCTGCTGCCGCGGCGGTTGGTCGGCCCGAAGGGCCCGCCTGCAGGCGCTCCGGTGGCCGAGCCGTCCGAATAGGACGGCCGCCCCCCCCACGCATCGCGACGCCGCGGGTCCATGGCCCGCGGCGTTTCGTTTCGTACTGGCGAAGCCGCGCCTCTGCCCCCATTATCCCCGCGAGGGAGGAGGGACGCCATGCTGACAGGCGATTTCGAGGCGATACCGGAGACTGCGCTCGACTGGCACCGCGCGGGCGCGGGAGCGGTGCTGGCGACGGTGATCGAGACCTGGGGCAGCGCGCCGCGCCCCGTCGGCAGCCAACTCGCGATCTCGGGCGAGGGCGGCATGGCGGGCTCGGTCTCGGGCGGCTGCGTCGAGGGCGCTGTGATCGCGGAGGCGCTGGAGGCGCTGGAGGACGGCACCCCCCGCATCCTTGAGTTCGGCGTGAGCGACGACGACGCCTTCGCCGTGGGGCTGGCCTGTGGCGGCCGCATCCGCGTGCTGGTGGAACCGGTCGGCGCGGCGCTGCCGGAGGACCTGCTGGCCGATCTTGTCGCCGCCCGGGCCGCGCGCCGCGCGGTCGCCCATGTCGTGGATACCGAGACCTGGGACCGGCGGCTGGCCGGCCCCGGCGATCCGATGCTGGGCGACCGGATCGCCGATCGGATGCGCGCCGACAAGTCGGGCTTCGAGGGGGCGGCGTTCCTGGGCATCCACAACCCGCCCCTGCGCATGGCGATCGTGGGCGCCGTCCATATCGCGCAGCCTTTGGTGCAGATGGCCCGCCTTGCGGGTTTCGCGCCGGTGCTGATCGACCCGCGCCCCGCCTTCGGCGCGGCCGAGCGGTTCCCGGGAGAGACCATCCTGGACGACTGGCCCGACGCTGCGCTGGCCGCCCACGGGCGCGATGCGCGCACGGCGGTGGTGACGCTCACGCATGACCCCAAGCTCGACGATCCCGCGATCGTCGCCGCGCTGGACTCGGAGGTGTTCTATCTCGGCTGCCTCGGCTCGACCCGGACCCATGCCAAGCGCCTGGAGCGGCTGCGCGAGGCCGGTATCCCGGACGACCGCATCGCCCGCATCCACGCGCCCGTGGGGCTCGATATCGGCGCGCGGAGCCCGGCGGAGATTGCCGTCTCGATCCTGGCCGAGATCATCGAGAGACTGAGGCAGGGCTGATGCGGTTCGGACCGGTCCCGCCCGTCGAGTCCGAGGGCGCCGTTCTGGCGCATTCGCTGCGCCTCGGCGGACGGATGCTGAAGAAGGGGGAGGTTCTGGGCCGCGACGAGGTCGCGGCGCTCACGGCGGCCGGTGTCACAGAGGTGACCGTCGCGCGAATGGAGCCCGGAGACGTCGCCGAGGATGCCGCCGCCGCGCGGCTCGCCTCCGCGCTGGTGCCCGATCCGGGCGCGGCGGGGCTGCGGATCGGCAAGGCGGCGCGCGGGCGGGTGAACCTCCATGCGGGCTGTCCCGGCGTCGTCGGGCTGGACGTTGACGCGATTCACGCGCTGAACCGCGTCGACCCCGGCGTGACGCTTGCCACGCTGGCGCCCTTCACCCGCGTCACGCCGGGGCTGCTGGTGGGGACCGTCAAGATCATCCCCTACGCGGTGCCGGGCGCGGCGCTCGAAACCGCCTGTGCGCGCGCGCCCGGTGCGGTCCTGGTCCACCCGGTGGTGCGGCGCAGGGCCGGCCTGATCCTGTCGGAGGTGCCGGGCCAGAAGCCGGGCCTCACCGACAAGGGCCGTGCCGCCGTCGAGGCGCGACTGAGGGCGCTGGGCATGACCCTGGACGCGGTCGCGACCGTGCCGCACGCGGTCGCCCCGATGGCCGAGGCGCTGGCGCGCCTTCCGGGCGAGGTTGCGCTGATCCTGACCGGCTCGGCCACTTCGGACGTCTACGATACCGGTCCCAAGGCGGTGCGAACCGCCGGCGGCAGCGTCGCGCGCTTCGGCATGCCGGTCGATCCGGGCAACCTCCTGTTCCTCGGCACGCAGGGCGGGCGGCCCGTGATCGGACTGCCGGGTTGCGCGCGGGCGCCCGCGCTGAACGGCGCGGACTGGGTGCTGGAACGGGTGGTCTGCGGGCTGCACGTGGGCGCGGACGAGATCGCCGCGATGGGGGTTGGCGGGCTCTTGAAGGAGATTCCGTCGCGGCCCCAGCCGCGCGAGGGCTGAGCGCCGCGAAGCCGCTCTGCCGGCGGCCCGCGCAGGCCGCGGCAGCCTAGACCAAAGCATGTGTAAATCAACGGTTCTCAAAGCCCGGTCCCCATGCTTTAGTATCGTCGAAAACCAGGGAGGAGATTGATGACCAAGGTCGCGATGACCGTGAACGGCAAGGCCGTGTCGGGGGACGTTGAAGGGCGCACACTGCTGTCGCAATTCCTGCGCGACGGGCTGGGGCTGACCGGCACCCATATCGGCTGCGATACCAGCCAGTGCGGCGCCTGCGTGGTGCATGTGGACGGGGTGGACGTGAAGTCCTGCACCATGTTCGCGCTGGAATGTGAGGGCGCCGAGGTCAAGACCATCGAAGGCATGGCGAACCCCGACGGCTCGCTTTCCACCATCCAGCAAGCGTTCCAGGACCATCACGGGCTTCAGTGCGGCTTCTGCACGCCGGGCATGGTGATGACGGCGGCCGCGCTGCTGGAGAAGAACCCGACGCCCTCCGAGGCCGAGATCCGGGATTATCTCGAAGGCAATATCTGCCGCTGCACCGGCTACCACAACATCGTCAAGGCGATCATGGCGGCCTCTGGCCAGGACGTGACCGCCATCGCCGCAGAGTAGGGCGGTTTCGGGCGGGCAGGGAGCGCCCGCCGTATCTCAGGGAGGATCAGACATGCCGAAAGATCACGGCATCGGCGCCAGTTCCAAGCGGCGCGAGGACGTGCGGTTCCTGACCGGTCGGGGCCGCTATACCGACGACATCAACCTGCCGGGCCAAGCCTATGCGCATTTCGTGCGCAGCCAGGTCGCCCATGGCAGGCTGAACGGGGTGGACACCTCGGCCGCCGAGGCGATGCCCGGCGTGATCCGCATCTTCACCGGCGCCGATTTCGAGGGCGTGGGCGGCTTGCCCTGCGGCTGGCAGGTGACCGACCGGCACGGCAACCCGATGCAGGAACCCGGCCACCCGGTGCTGGCCAGCGGCAAGGTGCGCCATGTCGGCGACCCGGTCGCGCTGGTCGTCGCCGAGACCGCCGAGCAGGCCCGCGACGCGGCCGAGGCGATCGAGCCCGATATCGAGGAACTGGAGCCGGCGCTGGACATGAAGGCCGCGCTGGCGGACGGTGCGCCGAAGGTGCATGACGACCTGAGCTCGAACCTCTGCTACGACTGGGGCTTCGTCGAGGAGAACCGCGAGGCGGTGAACAAGGCCTTCGACGAGGCGCATCACGTCACCACGCTGGAACTGGTCAACCAGCGCCTGATCCCCAACGCGATGGAGCCGCGCGTGGCGATCGGCGACTACAATTTCGCGACCGACGACTCCACGCTCTACACCACCAGCCAGAACCCCCACGTGATCCGCCTGCTGATGGGGGCCTTCGTCCTCGGCATCCCGGAACACAAGCTGCGCGTGGTGGCCCCCGACGTGGGCGGCGGCTTCGGGTCCAAGATCTTCCACTATGCCGAAGAGGCCGCCTGCACCTTCGCCGCCAAGCAGCTTCGGCGCCCGGTGAAATGGACCTGCTCGCGGTCGGAAGCCTTCATCACCGATGCCCAGGGCCGCGACCACGTCACGAAGATCGAGCTCGCGCTGGACGCCGAGGGGCATTTCCAGGCGCTGCGCACCGAGACCTACGCCAATATGGGCGCCTATCTCTCGACCTTCGCGCCCTCGGTGCCGACCTGGCTGCACGGCACGCTGATGGCCGGCAACTACAAGACGCCGCTCATCTACGTGAACGTGAAGGCGGTGTTCACCAACACCGTGCCGGTCGACGCCTATCGCGGCGCGGGCCGGCCCGAGGCGACCTATCAACTGGAACGCGTGATCGACAAGGCGGCGCGCGAGATGGGGATCGATCCGGTCGAGATCCGGCGCAAGAACTTCATCACCGAGTTCCCCTACGCCACGCCCGTCGCGGTGGAATACGACACCGGCGATTACAACGCGACGCTCGACAAGCTGTTGGAGATCATCAACATGAACGGCTTCCAGCAGCGTCTGGAAGAGTCGAAATCGCGCGGCAAGCTGCGCGGCTGCGGCATCAACTGCTATATCGAGGCCTGCGGGATCGCGCCCTCGCACCTCGTCGGCCAGCTGGGCGCCCGCGCGGGGCTCTATGAATCCGCCACCGTGCGGGTCAACGCGACCGGCGGTCTTGTGGTGATGACCGGCAGCCACAGCCACGGGCAGGGGCATGAGACCTCGTTTGCCCAGGTCGTGGCCGACATGATCGGGATCGACGAGAACATGGTCGAGATCGTGCATGGCGACACCGCCAACACGCCGATGGGCATGGGCACCTACGGCTCGCGCTCGCTCGCGGTGGGGGGCAGCGCGATGGTCCGCGCGACCGAGAAGATCATCGCCAAGGCCAAGAAGATCGCCGCCCACCTGATGGAGGCGAGCCCCGAGGACATCGAGCTCACGGACGGCCAGTTCACCGTCGCGGGCACCGACAAGTCGGTCGCCTGGGGGGATGTGACGCTGGCGGCTTACGTTCCGCACAACTACCCGCTTGAGGAGTTGGAGCCGGGGCTGGAGGAAACCGCCTTTTACGACCCGAACAACTTCACCTATCCCGCAGGGGCCTATGCCTGCGAGGTCGAGGTCGATCCCGATACCGGCAAGGTCACGATCGAGCGCTTCGCCGCGTCCGACGATTTCGGCAATGTCGTCAACCCGATGATCGTCGACGGGCAGGTCCATGGCGGGCTGGCCCAGGGGATCGGTCAGGCGCTGCTGGAAAGCGCGGCCTATGACGAGTACGGCCAGCTCCTGTCGGGCAGCTACATGGATTACGCGATGCCGCGCGCGGCCGACGTACCGTTCTACGCGGTCGACCATTCCTGCCAGACGCCCTGCACGCACAACCCGCTGGGCGTGAAGGGCTGCGGCGAGGCCGGCGCAATCGGGTCGCCGCCCTCGGTGGTCAATGCCGTGGTGGACGCGCTGCAGCGCGCCGGCCACACCCATGTCACCCATATCGACATGCCGCTGACGCCGTCCCGCGTCTGGGCCGCCATGCAGGGCTGAGGAGGACAACAGATGTACGCATTCGATTTCGAACGGCCCAAGACGCTCGACGAGGCGGTGGCCGCCCTGGCGGCGGAAGAGGCGCAGGCGCTGGGTGGCGGGCAGACGCTGATCCCGACCCTGAAGCAGCGGCTGGCCGCGCCGTCGAAGCTGGTCAGCCTGACCGCGATCCCCGAGCTTAAGGGGGTCTGCGTGGCCGATGACGGCGCGGTGTGCATCGGGGGGGCGACGCCGCACAGGGTGGTGGCCGAAGAGGCGGCCGCGCCTTACCCCACGCTGGCCGCGATGGCGTCGAATATCGGCGACCCGGCGGTGAACAATCGCGGCACGATCGGCGGCTCGCTGGCCAACAACGACCCCTCGGCCTGCTACCCCTCCGCCGCATTGGCGTCCGGCGCTACGATCCGCACCAACATGCGCGACATCGCGGCCGACGACTATTTCCAGGGCATGTTCGCGACCGCGCTGGAGGAGGGCGAGATCATCACCGAGCTGCGCTTCCCGGTGCCCGAGAAGGCCGCCTACATGAAGTTCGAGCAGCCGGCGTCGCATTTCGCCCTGGTCGGGGTGTTCGTCGCGAAGTCCGCCGACGGCGTGCGGGTGGCGGTGACGGGCGCCTCGGAGGAGGGCGTGTTCCGCTGGGCCGAGGCCGAGGCCGCGCTCTCCTCGGATTTCAGCGCCGACGCGGTGTCGGGTCTGTCCGTCGATCCCGAACCGATGATCGATGACCTGCACGGCACGCCCGACTACCGGGCGCACCTGGTCAGGGTGCTGACCGCGCGCGCCGTGACCGCCGCCGGCTGACCCCGGCGATCACCGAAATGCAGCCCCCGCCGACCGTCCGGCGGGGGCATCGTTTGTCGCGGTTTTTCGCGCGGGCGAAGGGGCTGGCCCCATCGGGCAGCGAGCGACAGGAAATCCCGGCCTGACAGTCGCGCCCTGTCCGACGGCCCGGCCGACCCGCGGAGGTTGTGACCGGTCAAGGCCGGCGCGTCACACCCTTGTGCCCTCCCCGGCGGAGGTGCGCCTCTGCCGGGGAGGGCGGGTCCGTTCGGTTGGAAAAAGCTACTTGGTCAGCGGCCCGATCATCATGATCATCTGGCGGCCTTCCATTTTCGGCATGTTCTCGACCTTGCCGATCTCCTTGACGTCCTCGGCCACCCGTTCGAGCAGCTCGCGCCCGAGGTTCTGGTGCGCCATCTCGCGGCCGCGGAAACGCAGCGTCACCTTCACCTTGTCGCCCTTCTCGAGGAACTTGACGACATTGCGCATCTTGACGTCGTAGTCGTGGTTGTCGGTGTTCGGGCGGAATTTCACTTCCTTGACCTCGATCACCTTCTGTTTCTTGCGGGCCTCGGATTCGCGTTTCTGCTGTTCATACTTGAACTTGCCGAAATCCATGATCTTGCAGACCGGCGGCGTTGCGTTGGGCGAGATCTCGACCAGATCGAGCCCCGCTTGCGCGGCCAGTTCGAGGCCCCGAGAGGGCGGAACCACCCCGACATTCTCGCCATCGGCCCCGATCAGGCGGATCTCGGGGACACGGATGCGGTCGTTGACGCGGGGGCCGGTGTCGCGCGTGGGAGGCGCGTTGTGAGGTCTGCGGGCTATGGTGATGTTCCTTTTTCTGCTGCGTTCAAACGTCCTTCAAACTACTCTTGCGGACGGCTCGCATCAAGGCGGTTCTCCGGACGTTTAGGCAGAGAGGTGCCGCTGCGGCGACGGGGCGGTTTCCCTCTGCCGCCGATCATGCCAAAAGCGGGCAGGGACGGTGCGCGCGATCCCGGGAATAAAGGACATTGCGATGCAGAAAGCGCTGATCACGATCATCATTCTCGCCGCCATTGGGGTGGGCGGATATGTCTGGTATCTCGGCAACATGGCCGGAGACGAGGCGGCGCCCGAAGCGGTCGCCGAGCCGGCCGAGGAAGCCGTCGAAGAGACCGTTGACGCTGCGGATGCAGCCGCCGAAGCCACCGAGGAAGCGGTCGAGGAAGTCGTCGAAGAGACACCGGCCGCGGCTGAGGACGCGACCGATGAGGCGGCCGAGGCCGCGGAGGCGACGGAAGAGACCGCCGAGGACGCCGCCGAGGCCACCGAGGAGGCTGCGGAAGACGCCGCGGCGACCACCGAGGAGGCGGCCGAGGAAACCGCCGAGACCACGGAAGAGATGGCTGAGGACGCGGTCGAGGCCACGGACGAGGCGGCGGAAGAGGCCGCGGCGGCCACCGAAGAAGCGGTCGAGGAAACCGTCGAAGCGACCCAAGAGGCCACCGAAGAGGTCGTCGACACCACCGAGGAGGTGACGGAAGAGGCCGCAGAGGCGACCGAGGCAGCGGCCGAGGAAACCGGAGAGGCCATGGAGCGGGCCGGGGATGCGGTCGCCGACGCGCTGACCGTTGAGGGCTTCGATGCCGATTCCGTGATTCAGATGATCGAGGACTCCGCCCTCGGTGACGGCCAGAAGGAGGCGCTGAAATCGGTGGTGGAGACCGCGCGCAACAGCCCCGAGATCTTGGAAGAGGCGCTGGACCAGGTGCGCTCGGCTCTCGACATGTGATGACCCGCGCCCCGGGCGCTCGCGCCCGTTGCGCCCAGGGTCTGGAACGAAGAACGCCCCGCAAGCTATTGGCCTGCGGGGCGTTTCGCATTTCGGCGGGAGGAGTTTACCCGACGAAGGCCTTTTCCACGACGTATTCGGCCGGTTCGGAATTGGCGCCCTCGCGCAGGCCCCAGCCCTCGAGGATCGCCATCACGTCCTTGTTGAAATCGAGCGATCCGCAGACCATCGCGCGGTCGGTCGCCGGGTCCATGCGGTCCACGCCCAGGCCCAGGTCGGCGAACACCTTGCCCGAGGCGAGGTTGTCGGTCACCCGGCCCATCGTCTTGAACTCTTCGCGGGTGGTCGCCGGGTAGTATTTCAGCTTGTCGCCGACGAATTCGCCGATCAGCGGGTCCTCTGGCAGGCTTTCGATCAGTTGCCGGCCGAATTCCAGTTCCGCCACCTCGCGGCAGGTATGCATCATGATGACCTCGTCATACTGCTCGTATGTCTCGGGGTCGCGCATCAGGCTGGCGAAGGGGGCGATGCCCGTGCCCGTCGCAAGGAACCACAGCCGCTTGCCGGGCAGGAGCGCGTCGAGCACCAGCGTGCCCACGGGCTTCGGCCGCAGGATGATCTCGTCGCCGGGCTGGATGTGCTGCAGCCGCGAGGTCAGCGGGCCGTCCTGCACCTTGATCGAGTAGAAATCGAGCCCGTCGTCCCAGGACGGAGAGGCGATGGAATAGGCGCGCATGATCGGCTTGCCGTCGTCGCCCGGCAGCCCGATCATCACGAATTCGCCCGAGCGGAAGCGCAAGCTTTGCGGCCGTTCGGTGCGGAAGTAGAACAGCCGGTCGGTGTAGTGGCGCACCTCGGTCACGGTCTGCGCGTCGGGCAGAGTCTTCTTGGCGGCGGCGGCGGTTTCGGTCACGGCAGTCTGCTGATTCATGTCTGTGGCAT
This genomic window from Rhodovulum sp. ES.010 contains:
- a CDS encoding MoxR family ATPase; amino-acid sequence: MGETIGSIDEVQSLLAGQDYVCGRALATVAFLSLRLGKPLFLEGEPGTGKTEIAKALATALGRRLIRLQCYEGLDAGSAVYEWNFAEQMIAIRTAEAVGFEGAGADRTALKDELFSSEYLIERPLLQAMRPQVEGPPVLLIDELDRTDEPFEAFLLEALSDFQVTIPELGTIKADHPPIVIITSNRTREVHDALKRRCLYHWVDYPSFERELEILHARAPEAAETLSREIVAFVQKLRTEDLFKKPGVAETIDWAKCLLALDVIDLSPQVIADTIGALLKYQDDIQKIEGSEAKRLLDDVRAALAPA
- a CDS encoding VWA domain-containing protein, whose product is MADLPDLDIPEDGKLSHNILHFARALRTAGLPVGPGRVIDAIRAVEAAGFSERADFYHTLAACFISRPEHRQVYDQVFRLYWRDPRFLEHMMSLMLPSLRGVAEEREAKAAEKRAAEALLDGVDRDVPDLPDPEDAGEEIEIDASQTQSGRERLKTLDFEQMSTAEVAEAKRMLARLSLPVKPLNSRRTRADARGRMPDWRGTMRTALRQGGEIRAFRQKARRTRWPNLVVLCDISGSMSQYSRMVLHFLHAVANEKGAGWAKVHAFTFGTQLTNITRHLATRDVDAALAAAGAEAQDWEGGTRIASALHAFNRDWSRRVLGQGAVVLLITDGLDRDEADSLSQEMERLHLSARRVIWINPLLRWDGFAPKAKGIRAMLPHVDCFRAGHSIASLEALAQAISDAGEPGERDRMLRNLRQT
- a CDS encoding DUF6691 family protein encodes the protein MQEIILAIVIGGLFGIMLERIGATDPNWIGRMLNLTNMHLMKTILVAIGTASILMFGGQMLGLVEVGNMSVKAINVGVLLGGAILGIGWAIAGFCPGTGVCAAATGRIDALFFVAGGLLGAAAYALTYPFWVDIGFLAGDKWTVGAIPDADYPAALQNLPVTGDVIGIGIGVFFILVAILLPRRLVGPKGPPAGAPVAEPSE
- a CDS encoding acyl-CoA dehydrogenase, with product MDSTAPLKPKDAPDLSRFDWEDALRLEDRLDEDERMLRDAARAFADDRLARRVTEAYRAERVEPELFAEMGEAGLLGVTVPEEYGGLGASYVTYGLVAREIERVDSGYRSMMSVQSSLVMYPILAYGTEEQRQKYLPGLAKGTLIGCFGLTEPDAGSDPAGMKTRAEKTQDGYRLTGTKTWISNSPMADVFVVWAKSEAHGGKIRGFLLETGLNGLSAPKIEGKLSLRASPTGEIVMDGVEVGEDALLPGVEGLKGPFGCLNRARYGIAWGVMGAAEACWHAARAYGLDRHQFGKPIAGTQLFQKKLADMQTEISLGLMACLQVGRLMDEGRAAPEMISLIKRNNCGKALEIARAARDMHGGNGISDSFPVIRHMVNLETVNTYEGTHDIHALILGRAQTGLQAFF
- a CDS encoding YeeE/YedE thiosulfate transporter family protein, which codes for MVLNWKIGGPLLGLVFFLAVLLVKPIGVSTQFVVADGILWDRQVPDMIVEAGDGGWTSPNAYLDRYADNIANPVNYSFIFVLAMMGGALISSIVFGKIRFWERFNPALWSANLSGGWIGRWIVAFVGGALVLYGARLAGGCTSGHMMSGMMQTAVSGYLFAFGAFLTAFPTARILLKKEA
- a CDS encoding XdhC family protein, whose product is MLTGDFEAIPETALDWHRAGAGAVLATVIETWGSAPRPVGSQLAISGEGGMAGSVSGGCVEGAVIAEALEALEDGTPRILEFGVSDDDAFAVGLACGGRIRVLVEPVGAALPEDLLADLVAARAARRAVAHVVDTETWDRRLAGPGDPMLGDRIADRMRADKSGFEGAAFLGIHNPPLRMAIVGAVHIAQPLVQMARLAGFAPVLIDPRPAFGAAERFPGETILDDWPDAALAAHGRDARTAVVTLTHDPKLDDPAIVAALDSEVFYLGCLGSTRTHAKRLERLREAGIPDDRIARIHAPVGLDIGARSPAEIAVSILAEIIERLRQG
- a CDS encoding molybdopterin-binding protein, whose amino-acid sequence is MRFGPVPPVESEGAVLAHSLRLGGRMLKKGEVLGRDEVAALTAAGVTEVTVARMEPGDVAEDAAAARLASALVPDPGAAGLRIGKAARGRVNLHAGCPGVVGLDVDAIHALNRVDPGVTLATLAPFTRVTPGLLVGTVKIIPYAVPGAALETACARAPGAVLVHPVVRRRAGLILSEVPGQKPGLTDKGRAAVEARLRALGMTLDAVATVPHAVAPMAEALARLPGEVALILTGSATSDVYDTGPKAVRTAGGSVARFGMPVDPGNLLFLGTQGGRPVIGLPGCARAPALNGADWVLERVVCGLHVGADEIAAMGVGGLLKEIPSRPQPREG